Proteins encoded together in one Helicobacter pylori window:
- a CDS encoding tryptophan synthase subunit alpha: MRYKNMFETLKKQDKMAFIPFVTLGDPNYEWSFEIIKTLIASGVSALELGFAFSDPVADGITIQASHLRALKHASMAKNFQLLKKIRGYNHDIPIGLLAYANLIFSYGVDGFYAQAKECGIDSVLIADMPLIEKELVIKSAQKHHIKQIFIASPNASVKDLEQAATHSQGYIYTLARSGVTGASHTLENDASAIIKTLKTFSPTPALLGFGISKKEHIKNAKDMGADGVICGSALVKIIEENLNNENAMLEKIKGFIGGMIF; encoded by the coding sequence ATGAGGTATAAAAACATGTTTGAAACCTTAAAAAAACAAGACAAAATGGCGTTTATCCCGTTTGTAACCTTGGGCGATCCTAATTATGAGTGGAGTTTTGAAATCATTAAAACCTTAATTGCTAGCGGGGTGAGCGCTTTAGAATTGGGGTTTGCTTTCTCAGATCCCGTAGCGGATGGCATTACCATACAAGCGAGCCATTTAAGGGCGTTAAAACACGCTTCTATGGCTAAAAATTTCCAGCTTTTAAAAAAAATTAGAGGCTACAACCATGATATTCCCATAGGGCTTTTAGCGTATGCGAATTTAATTTTTTCTTATGGCGTTGATGGCTTTTACGCTCAAGCTAAAGAATGCGGTATAGATAGCGTTTTAATAGCGGATATGCCCCTAATAGAAAAAGAATTAGTCATCAAATCCGCTCAAAAACACCACATTAAACAAATCTTTATCGCCAGTCCTAATGCGAGCGTTAAAGATTTAGAACAAGCCGCTACGCATTCGCAAGGCTATATCTACACTTTAGCCAGGAGTGGGGTTACAGGGGCGAGCCATACTTTAGAAAATGATGCGAGCGCGATCATTAAAACCCTAAAAACTTTTAGCCCTACCCCCGCATTACTAGGCTTTGGCATTTCCAAAAAAGAACACATCAAAAACGCTAAAGACATGGGTGCTGATGGCGTGATTTGCGGCTCAGCGTTAGTCAAAATCATAGAAGAAAATTTAAACAATGAAAACGCCATGCTAGAAAAAATTAAAGGGTTTATAGGAGGAATGATTTTTTAA
- the rplQ gene encoding 50S ribosomal protein L17: MRHKHGYRKLGRTSSHRKALLKNLAIALIEHNKIETGIYKAKELRSYIEKLTTAARVGDFNAHRYVFAYLQNKEATHKLVTEIAPKYVQRNGGYTRIQRTTFRRGDASTLATIEFV, encoded by the coding sequence ATGAGACACAAACACGGATACCGCAAGCTTGGGAGAACCAGCTCGCACAGAAAGGCGTTATTAAAGAATTTAGCGATCGCTTTGATTGAGCATAACAAAATTGAAACAGGGATTTATAAAGCTAAGGAGTTGCGCAGTTACATTGAGAAATTAACGACAGCGGCTCGTGTGGGCGATTTTAACGCGCACCGCTATGTTTTTGCATATTTGCAAAACAAAGAAGCCACCCACAAGCTTGTAACTGAAATCGCGCCCAAATACGTGCAAAGGAATGGCGGATACACCAGGATCCAACGCACCACTTTTAGAAGAGGGGACGCTTCCACTCTAGCTACCATTGAATTTGTATGA
- a CDS encoding DNA-directed RNA polymerase subunit alpha, with protein MKVIKTAPLIPSEIKVLEKEGNRVKISLAPFEFGYAVTLAHPIRRLLLLSSVGYAPVGLKIEGVHHEFDSLRGVTEDVSLFIMNLKNIRFIAKALVGQDSSLENQSVVVDYSFKGPMELRARDLNSDHIEIVNPEMPLATINEDAQLNFSLIIYKGMEYVPSENTRELMPEGYMPLDGSFTPIKKVVYEIENVLVEGDPNYEKIIFDIETDGQIDPYKAFLSAVKVMSKQLGVFGERPIANTEYSGDYAQRDDAKDLSTKIESMNLSARCFNCLDKIGIKYVGELVLMSEEELKGVKNMGKKSYDEIAEKLNDLGYPVGTELSPEQRESLKKRLEKLEDKGGND; from the coding sequence ATGAAAGTTATCAAAACAGCACCTTTGATCCCATCAGAAATTAAGGTGCTAGAGAAAGAGGGCAATCGGGTTAAGATTTCTCTAGCTCCATTTGAGTTTGGTTACGCTGTTACGCTCGCTCATCCTATTAGAAGGCTCTTGCTTTTAAGCTCTGTGGGGTATGCTCCTGTAGGTTTAAAGATTGAAGGCGTCCATCATGAGTTTGACTCATTAAGGGGGGTTACTGAAGATGTGTCGCTTTTTATCATGAATTTAAAGAATATCCGCTTTATAGCTAAGGCGTTAGTGGGGCAGGATAGCTCTTTAGAAAACCAATCGGTTGTGGTGGATTATTCTTTTAAAGGGCCTATGGAGCTTAGGGCTAGGGATTTGAATTCTGATCATATAGAAATCGTCAATCCGGAAATGCCTCTAGCCACAATCAACGAAGACGCCCAATTGAATTTTTCGCTCATTATCTATAAAGGAATGGAGTATGTCCCAAGCGAAAACACAAGGGAATTGATGCCTGAGGGCTACATGCCACTAGACGGCTCTTTCACGCCGATTAAAAAGGTCGTTTATGAGATTGAAAATGTTCTGGTTGAGGGCGATCCCAACTATGAAAAAATCATTTTTGATATTGAAACAGACGGGCAGATTGACCCTTATAAAGCGTTTTTGTCAGCGGTGAAAGTGATGAGCAAGCAACTAGGCGTTTTTGGCGAAAGACCCATTGCTAATACGGAGTATTCAGGAGATTACGCTCAAAGAGATGACGCTAAAGATTTGAGCACTAAGATTGAAAGCATGAATTTGAGCGCTAGGTGTTTTAATTGCTTGGATAAAATCGGCATCAAGTATGTGGGCGAACTCGTGTTGATGAGCGAAGAAGAGCTTAAAGGCGTGAAAAACATGGGTAAAAAATCCTATGATGAAATCGCTGAAAAATTGAATGATTTGGGCTATCCGGTAGGCACAGAATTAAGCCCTGAACAAAGAGAGAGTTTAAAGAAAAGATTAGAAAAATTAGAAGATAAAGGAGGTAACGACTGA
- the rpsD gene encoding 30S ribosomal protein S4 produces MARYRGAVERLERRFGVSLALKGERRLSGKSALDKRAYGPGQHGQRRAKTSDYGLQLKEKQKAKMMYGISEKQFRSIFVEANRLDGNTGENLIRLIERRLDNVVYRMGFATTRSSARQLVTHGHVLVDGKRLDIPSYFVRSGQKIEIKEKTKSNPQVVRAMELTAQTGIVPWIDVEKDKKYGIFTRYPEREEVVVPIEERLIVELYSK; encoded by the coding sequence ATGGCAAGATATAGAGGCGCAGTAGAGAGACTAGAAAGGCGTTTTGGGGTTTCTTTAGCTTTAAAAGGTGAAAGGCGATTGAGCGGGAAGAGTGCGTTAGATAAAAGGGCTTATGGGCCAGGTCAGCATGGGCAAAGGCGCGCTAAGACTTCTGATTACGGGTTGCAATTGAAAGAAAAGCAAAAAGCTAAAATGATGTATGGCATTTCTGAAAAGCAATTCAGGAGTATTTTTGTGGAAGCCAATCGTTTGGACGGCAATACGGGTGAAAACCTTATCCGCTTGATTGAAAGAAGATTGGATAATGTTGTCTATCGCATGGGGTTTGCGACCACCAGAAGCTCTGCTAGGCAATTGGTAACGCATGGGCATGTGCTTGTGGATGGTAAGCGTTTGGATATTCCCTCTTATTTCGTGCGTTCAGGGCAAAAAATTGAGATCAAAGAAAAAACCAAGAGCAACCCTCAAGTGGTGCGCGCGATGGAATTGACAGCTCAAACAGGGATTGTGCCATGGATTGATGTGGAAAAAGATAAAAAATACGGCATATTCACCCGCTACCCTGAAAGAGAAGAAGTGGTTGTCCCTATTGAAGAAAGACTCATTGTAGAATTGTATTCTAAGTAA
- a CDS encoding 30S ribosomal protein S11: MAKRNVTTKKKVVKKNIARGVVYISATFNNTNITITDEMGNVICWSTAGGLGFKGSKKSTPYAAQQAVESALSKAKEHGVKEVGIKVQGPGSGRETAIKSVGATEGVKVLWIKDITPLPHNGCRPPKRRRV; the protein is encoded by the coding sequence ATGGCTAAGAGAAATGTAACGACTAAAAAGAAAGTAGTCAAAAAGAATATTGCTAGAGGGGTTGTTTATATTTCAGCGACCTTTAACAACACCAACATCACGATTACTGATGAAATGGGCAATGTGATTTGCTGGAGCACGGCGGGCGGTTTAGGGTTTAAAGGCTCTAAAAAATCCACCCCTTATGCGGCCCAACAAGCTGTAGAAAGCGCTCTAAGCAAGGCTAAAGAGCATGGCGTTAAAGAAGTGGGCATTAAGGTTCAAGGGCCAGGCAGTGGGCGTGAGACCGCTATTAAGAGCGTGGGCGCGACAGAGGGCGTTAAAGTGCTTTGGATTAAAGACATCACCCCGCTCCCTCATAATGGTTGCAGACCCCCTAAAAGAAGAAGAGTGTAA
- a CDS encoding 30S ribosomal protein S13 — translation MARIAGVDLPKKKRVEYALTYIYGIGLKSSREILEAVGISFDKRVHELSEDEVSSIAKKIQQSYLVEGDLRKKVQMDIKSLMDLGNYRGIRHRKGLPVRGQTTKNNARTRKGKKKTVGSK, via the coding sequence ATGGCAAGGATTGCTGGTGTGGATTTACCAAAAAAGAAGAGAGTAGAGTATGCCCTTACCTATATTTATGGGATTGGGCTTAAGAGTTCCAGAGAGATTTTAGAAGCAGTAGGCATTTCTTTTGACAAACGCGTGCATGAATTGAGCGAAGATGAAGTGTCTAGTATCGCTAAAAAAATCCAACAAAGCTACCTAGTAGAGGGCGATTTGCGTAAAAAAGTTCAAATGGATATTAAATCTTTAATGGATTTAGGGAATTATCGTGGGATCAGGCACCGTAAGGGTCTTCCTGTGAGAGGCCAAACCACTAAAAATAACGCTAGGACTCGTAAGGGTAAGAAAAAAACCGTGGGCAGCAAGTAG
- the rpmJ gene encoding 50S ribosomal protein L36 gives MKVRPSVKKMCDKCKIIKRRGVIRVICATPKHKQRQG, from the coding sequence ATGAAAGTCAGGCCATCAGTGAAAAAGATGTGCGATAAGTGCAAAATCATTAAAAGAAGGGGTGTTATTAGAGTGATCTGCGCTACCCCTAAACACAAACAAAGACAAGGATAA
- a CDS encoding translation initiation factor IF-1 yields MARDDVIEVDGKVIEALPNATFKVELDNKHVVLCRISGKMRMHYIRIALGDRVKLELTPYSLDKGRITFRYK; encoded by the coding sequence ATGGCAAGAGATGATGTTATAGAAGTGGATGGGAAAGTGATTGAGGCGTTGCCTAACGCTACTTTTAAGGTGGAGTTAGACAATAAGCATGTGGTGTTGTGCCGTATTTCTGGAAAGATGCGCATGCACTACATTAGGATTGCTTTAGGCGATAGGGTCAAGCTAGAGCTTACGCCCTATAGCTTAGACAAGGGTCGGATAACTTTTAGATATAAATGA
- the map gene encoding type I methionyl aminopeptidase, translated as MAISIKSPKEIKALRKAGELTAQALALLEREVRPGVSLLELDKMAEDFIKSSHARPAFKGLYGFPNSVCMSLNEVVIHGIPTDYVLQEGDIIGLDLGVEVDGYYGDSAITLPIGAISPQDEKLLACSQESLMHAISSIRVGMHFKELSQILEGAIVERGFVPLKGFCGHGIGKKPHEEPEIPNYLEKGVKANSGPKIKEGMVFCLEPMVCQKQGEPKILADKWSVVSVDGLNTSHHEHTIAIVGNKAVILTER; from the coding sequence ATGGCGATCTCTATTAAAAGCCCAAAGGAAATCAAAGCCCTAAGAAAAGCCGGGGAATTAACCGCGCAAGCGTTAGCCCTTTTAGAGCGAGAAGTAAGGCCTGGGGTTTCACTTTTAGAGCTGGATAAAATGGCTGAAGATTTTATCAAATCCTCTCATGCTAGGCCTGCTTTTAAGGGGCTATATGGATTCCCTAACTCTGTGTGCATGTCCTTAAACGAGGTGGTCATTCATGGCATTCCCACGGATTATGTTTTACAAGAAGGGGATATTATAGGCTTGGATTTGGGGGTGGAGGTGGATGGTTATTATGGCGATTCGGCAATCACTCTCCCCATAGGCGCGATAAGCCCTCAAGATGAAAAATTGCTCGCTTGCTCTCAAGAGAGCTTGATGCATGCCATTAGCTCAATTAGAGTGGGCATGCATTTTAAAGAATTGAGTCAGATTTTAGAGGGCGCTATTGTAGAAAGAGGCTTTGTGCCTTTGAAGGGGTTTTGCGGGCATGGCATTGGTAAAAAACCCCATGAAGAGCCAGAAATCCCCAACTACCTAGAAAAAGGCGTCAAAGCTAATAGCGGCCCTAAAATCAAAGAGGGCATGGTATTTTGCTTAGAGCCTATGGTGTGTCAAAAACAGGGCGAGCCTAAAATACTAGCGGATAAGTGGAGCGTGGTTTCAGTGGATGGGCTTAACACAAGCCACCATGAGCATACTATCGCCATAGTTGGCAATAAAGCAGTGATTCTTACGGAGCGTTAA
- a CDS encoding protein translocase subunit SecY has translation MNKAIASKILITLGFLFLYRVLAYIPIPGVDLAAIKAFFDSNSNNALGLFNMFSGNAVSRLSIISLGIMPYITSSIIMELLSATFPNLAKMKKERDGMQKYMQIVRYLTILITLIQAVSVSVGLRSISGGANGAIMIDMQVFMIVSAFSMLTGTMLLMWIGEQITQRGVGNGISLIIFAGIVSGIPSAISGTFNLVNTGVINILMLIGIVLIVLATIFAIIYVELAERRIPISYARKVVMQNQNKRIMNYIPIKLNLSGVIPPIFASALLVFPSTILQQATSNKTLQAIADFLSPQGYAYNILMFLLIIFFAYFYSSIVFNSKDIADNLRRNGGYIPGLRPGEGTSSFLNSVASKLTLWGSLYLALISTVPWILVKAMGVPFYFGGTAVLIVVQVAIDTMKKIEAQIYMSKYKTLSAVGF, from the coding sequence ATGAATAAGGCCATTGCTAGTAAGATACTCATCACTTTGGGTTTTTTATTTCTCTACAGAGTCTTAGCTTATATCCCCATTCCTGGCGTAGATTTAGCAGCGATCAAGGCTTTTTTTGACAGCAATTCCAACAACGCTTTGGGGTTGTTTAACATGTTTAGCGGGAATGCGGTTTCTCGCTTGAGCATCATCTCTTTGGGTATCATGCCCTATATCACTTCCTCAATTATCATGGAGCTTTTGAGCGCGACTTTCCCTAACCTGGCTAAAATGAAAAAAGAGCGAGACGGCATGCAAAAATACATGCAAATTGTGCGCTATTTGACCATTTTAATCACCCTAATCCAAGCGGTGAGCGTTTCAGTGGGCTTAAGGAGTATTAGTGGAGGAGCCAATGGAGCGATCATGATTGATATGCAAGTCTTTATGATCGTTTCAGCGTTTTCTATGCTTACAGGGACGATGCTACTTATGTGGATAGGGGAGCAAATCACGCAAAGGGGCGTGGGGAATGGGATCAGCCTTATTATTTTTGCCGGGATTGTTTCAGGGATTCCATCAGCTATTTCAGGCACATTCAATTTGGTCAATACAGGCGTGATCAATATCTTAATGCTCATTGGTATTGTGCTGATTGTTTTAGCGACTATTTTTGCGATCATCTATGTGGAATTAGCTGAGCGCAGAATCCCTATTTCTTATGCGCGTAAAGTGGTGATGCAAAACCAAAACAAGCGCATCATGAATTACATTCCTATTAAGTTGAATTTAAGCGGGGTGATTCCCCCTATTTTCGCTTCAGCGTTGCTCGTGTTCCCTTCTACGATTTTACAGCAAGCCACAAGCAACAAAACCTTGCAAGCGATTGCGGATTTTTTAAGCCCGCAAGGGTATGCGTATAATATTTTGATGTTCTTACTCATCATCTTTTTCGCTTACTTTTATTCCTCTATCGTGTTCAATTCTAAGGATATTGCGGATAATTTAAGGCGTAATGGCGGGTATATTCCAGGGCTTAGGCCTGGAGAGGGGACTTCATCGTTTTTAAATTCTGTAGCGAGCAAGCTCACTTTGTGGGGTTCATTGTATTTAGCGCTCATTTCTACCGTGCCTTGGATTTTGGTTAAGGCTATGGGCGTGCCTTTTTACTTTGGAGGCACAGCGGTGCTGATTGTGGTTCAAGTCGCTATTGACACCATGAAAAAGATTGAAGCGCAAATTTATATGAGCAAGTATAAAACTTTAAGCGCGGTAGGCTTTTAA
- a CDS encoding 50S ribosomal protein L15, whose translation MGLENLKPAKGSVKKIKRVGRGQGSGMGKTATRGGKGQTARTGYKAKRGFEGGQQPLQRRLPKIGFRTKDSHIYSINVEKNETIKNLEEITFSSLRALHHFPLYIEGVKLIGKDAKNLASKIKDERIKTSGQK comes from the coding sequence ATGGGATTAGAAAATTTAAAACCGGCTAAAGGTAGCGTTAAAAAAATCAAACGAGTGGGCCGTGGTCAAGGAAGCGGCATGGGAAAAACCGCTACAAGGGGCGGTAAAGGTCAAACCGCAAGGACAGGCTATAAGGCTAAAAGAGGCTTTGAAGGAGGGCAACAACCCTTACAACGCCGTTTGCCTAAAATAGGTTTTAGGACTAAAGATTCTCATATCTATTCTATCAATGTAGAAAAGAATGAAACGATTAAAAATTTAGAAGAAATCACTTTTTCAAGCTTGCGTGCTTTGCACCATTTCCCCCTTTATATTGAAGGCGTGAAGTTGATCGGTAAAGACGCTAAAAACTTGGCTTCTAAAATTAAAGATGAGAGAATCAAAACAAGCGGGCAGAAATAA
- the rpsE gene encoding 30S ribosomal protein S5, whose translation MEEINREEFQEVVVNIGRVTKVVKGGRRFRFNALVVVGNKNGLVGFGLGKAKEVPDAIKKAVDDAFKNLIHVTIKGTTIAHDIEHKYNASRILLKPASEGTGVIAGGSTRPIVELAGIKDILTKSLGSNNPYNVVRATFDALAKIKA comes from the coding sequence ATGGAAGAGATTAACAGAGAAGAGTTTCAAGAAGTCGTTGTGAATATTGGCCGTGTAACCAAAGTGGTTAAGGGCGGTAGGCGGTTTCGTTTTAACGCTTTAGTGGTTGTGGGCAATAAAAATGGGCTTGTGGGCTTTGGTTTGGGCAAGGCTAAAGAAGTCCCTGATGCGATTAAAAAAGCGGTAGATGATGCGTTTAAAAACCTAATCCATGTAACGATCAAAGGCACGACTATCGCTCATGACATTGAACATAAATACAACGCAAGCCGTATTTTACTCAAACCGGCAAGTGAGGGAACGGGGGTGATTGCTGGGGGTTCAACGCGCCCTATCGTGGAATTAGCAGGCATTAAGGATATTCTAACCAAATCTTTAGGCTCTAATAACCCCTATAATGTGGTGCGCGCGACTTTTGACGCTCTAGCGAAAATCAAGGCGTAG
- a CDS encoding 50S ribosomal protein L18, whose protein sequence is MNAKALYKKKALRDRRKLRIKSKLLGDKLRPRVSVFRSNRYFYAQAIDDVKQSTITHIDGRKMGFKNTQEDAKKLGALFAEELKKAGIERAVYDRNGYLYHGVVAAFAESLRENGIAL, encoded by the coding sequence ATGAACGCGAAAGCATTGTATAAAAAGAAAGCCTTAAGGGATCGCCGAAAATTAAGGATTAAAAGCAAACTCTTGGGCGATAAATTAAGGCCTAGGGTGAGCGTTTTTCGTTCGAATCGCTATTTCTATGCACAAGCGATTGATGATGTTAAACAAAGCACTATAACGCATATTGACGGCAGGAAAATGGGCTTTAAAAACACGCAAGAAGACGCTAAAAAATTAGGCGCTCTCTTTGCTGAAGAATTGAAAAAAGCAGGGATTGAGCGAGCGGTTTATGACAGGAATGGTTACCTCTATCATGGCGTGGTGGCAGCGTTTGCTGAAAGCTTGAGAGAGAACGGGATCGCTCTATGA